The genomic window TGCCATTTTTATTGAGCAAGAGTCAATTAACTGTGTTTAAACTTTGTTTCTCTATGCACTAGCGAAGGTCAGCACTTTACAAGTGCAACTGAGAACTGCTTTTTCATAGGCTGAGtagaggaaaaggcagaaagGACATGCGGATGATCAGAGCTGAAGTGTTTTATCCAACTGCAAGATGTCCTGCAGAATTTTAAGCTTTGGCAACAATGCCTCATACAAGAACAAGGGAGCTCTGGAAAGGCAGAGGAGTGGGGGATTGGTGTGACTGATGTAAGCATCACGgacaagcagggagctggagggtaGGACATTGGATAgatggaagtcagaaaaaaaatgggagagagaaccaggaaaagggagagagaaaaaagagtgCAGACAATGAGCAGTTGAAAGGATGGTGATGGGGAATACTGCATAAAAGTTGGAATAGATATGTGGAAAGCTATTTCTGCGTGAAATGGTTAGATCTGCTTCGTGCTTCAATCCCATTTGCTTAGTTAGGAAGCAAGTCACAGAAGGGTAGGTTTCAATTTACTGCAAATCCTCTAGCAGAGACTCTGGACTGAATTCAAGTCCACCATGTGCaagatttcagtgggagctgcGCCCATTTGTATCCCTGCTGAATTTGCTCTGTCTAGATTTGTCAGAGAGGCTCATGCTTTAGAGATTCAAATCCTAACATTAATGTTGCAAAAACAAAGCCATTTCCCAAGTGTAACCCCATCCTTCTTCCTTTCACAAACAGACCCAGAACCGAGGCAAGAGAATGAAGGAAGGAGCCCATATCAATCGGTCGCTGCTAGCTCTAGGAAACTGCATCAATGCCTTGAGTGAGAAGGGTGGGAGTCGAGGCCAATATGTCAATTTTCGAGATAGCAAGCTCACCCGCTTGTTGAAGGTATTGTATActgctggctgggaagggaaTCAACACATTGAAGGCTTGTGTTACTGCACAGAATAGGTTATACTTGAGAGCTGACCCACATTTGTGTATCCCCTCTTTTCTTCCCAAGCACAGGAAATTACTTCAGGTCTTGAGTAGGGGTTCAAGCCCAGCCAATAATATATTTTGATTCAGTTCTAACAAAAGCTGACCccggtgctctttcctgcccatggcagggggtcacactcgatgacctactgaggtcccttccgaccccaacatctatgaaaaaCAAGAGTCAAATGAACCTACTATGAGGGagccaggctagatgatctgttcaggtccctcctgaccctagcaactatgaaactatgaaccccTGGACTGTGTCTGAAATGAACCAAGCCAGGATGAGCTGTAAAATCCAGTGAACCTCTGTTGATAACTTGAAACCTGGGAGTTGTGCTGTGCGATCATGGGCATTTGTTATGTTTGTTCATGGATCTCAATGTACTTCACAGCTTTTAGCATGAATCTTGGTTGATTTCTTGGTGCTGAACTTCCAGCTAGGGCTGATTGAAAATGGATTTTCTGCTCCAAAGCAGGATTTAAAAATTGTGTGgaacttgttttattttgtcaAAATCCCAGAAGTTGCTTGCATTTTGATAAAAATGGACATTTTCCTGGGAACAGAAAATTCTACATAGTCAAAAAGCCACATTTTTGTCAGCCAAAGGTTACAGTAACAATTTTTTGATCTACTCTACCTACTGCTCTTAGTTTGGATTCTCTGCTGGAATCTAAATGAGCAGCTCAGTGTAGCTTTCAGGGGACCAAGCATGCCCCACCAGTGCCTTTTTTAATACCAAGTGATGGCAATGTTGTGTTCATCTAGGACTCACTGGGGGGGAACAGCAGGACAGTTATGATCGCCCACATCAGCCCTGCTAGTATGTACTTTGAAGAATCTCGTACAACCCTGATCTATGCGTATCGAGCGAAGAACATCAAGACAAGGGTAAGCAAGCAAGCAGCCCACCAGCTAGATTTTGTAGAATAAGCATGCAAAGAAGGCATGAAAGATGCTGGGTGAAAGGAGGATGAGGATGATTTTGGGCTGAGAAAGATGAATGGGATGCACgatggggaaagagagaggcCAGACAGTACTCTCAATATTCATGTTGGAAGCATGAGGGAAGAGGAGTCAAGCAACATGGTGGGAGGGATACAGTAaaacaagaaggtaaggaacTTAAAGCAATGGGTACTGGCCACATCAATAGGCCTATGAATAAGATGCATTAAGGGACTGGGGATTAGTCACGACAGAGAGGGTagcatgcatggcacagagcGGTGTACAACAGATGGGAAGCAGTATAACAAGAAGCAGTGAGTAGGTGCCATAATGGCAGTGGATGTAGATGACAAGTGGGTGTGGAGCTGCCAGTgaggaaacaaaaaggaaaggctAAGGAGGCAGCAAAAGGAGAGGCCTGTAGGGTAAAGGAAGGTAGACAATGATGTATAAAGAGTTATCCCATAGACTGAGGGTAACTAGGCACCTCTTGACTAGGAGGGATGCTCTGGTTCACAACCAGGGTGCTACAGAGCTACCAAGAGAGCTACAGAATGAATGACCAAGTGTGTTTTGGTCCCACCAGGTGAAACGCAACCTGCTGAATGTTTCCTACCACATTGCTCAGTACACCAGCATCATCTCAGATCTACGCCGGGAGATCGAGCGCCTGAAAGCAAAGATTGAAAatcaggagaaggagaagagcaTGGTCAGCTCTGATATTGGGGATGCTCAAGGTAGATCCAGGAACAGATGCTTTTCTCTGCTAGGTTCTGTCCTTGAGGTTTGTGCCTTGGTGTGTCTTGTGTATGAGCCTGACTTTCGCTTTTTGAGGCATCCGCATCCTGTTCACATGACATTCAAAGGCTTTCCTAGAGAGACTCTTGCTTTTCCAGCTGCCAGTCATGTTTGCAGCAAACTATTTTTTGTCCAGCTCCATCACTGTAAAgtcctccagcctccctgcatcAGGTCCGAGTTGGGGCAGACACCTGTCTCCTCAGTAGAGTCTTTCCTCATCAGTCCCTCATGTTAGCCATGCCTGAGGCTTTTAAGTGCCTGATGTAGAGGAGCAAGTTAAGTCTGGTCAGAGTAGGGGCTGTTTGTTGGTCAATATTGGACTCCATTGTGAACTTCATCACTAGCTTGTGATATAACTATGGGCAGATTCTCTCTGCACCTCACTTTCTTGTACAACAAGGGTATGCCCCGCTGAAAGGTCCTCTGAAATCCTATCAGTCTTTATAGAAGTACAAATTAGCGGCATCTTGTCATCATGATTATTTTGCAGCCCATGTTGTTATTGTTTCTGCTACTAACTGTGCCATGAAGGCAagaagatagggcagggtggcaccttacagactaactggcCTTAGAGAGGCATggactttcataggcaacaacctatttgATGTGCTACCAGCTCTCAAAGGAGTCTTGTGTGGGCCACATTAGGGAGTGAGTGTAGAGCATTGGGCCATTGGAAATGGAAGGGCTATTGTTTTCTTCTGTAGCGGAGATGCATGAAGATCCAGAAGCATACAGCCGGCGAGAGATGAACAAGTTGCGGGAGCAGCTGATCGGAGCTTTCAAGGAGCAGCTGGAGATGCGCCGCAGCCTCATAGAGCTGGAGAACACCAACATTGAGCTGCACATTGATACCTCCAGGCATCTGCTTACGATTACAGAGTGAGTACAGCCACAGGATAGCCAGCTACTTCCTGATGAGGAAACACCCTAATGTCCCCGCCGAAGGTGTCCATAAAAGACGGAACATTTTAGTTCTGGTTTCTCGATTCCCTACACCGTATTCTCATAATGTACCTGAGAGCTCCCAGAACTATGCGTTTTGCAACTGGTCTAGGAGTCAGGCTAAGTCTTGCTGCAAGAGAGAGTTAACCAAGGAAAGAGGCTGCAATAAGAATGAGCCAATAGGGCTGAGGTCAGGTTTCAACACAATGCAGTTACCAATGGGGGTTGCAACATTAATACCTAGAAATTGAAGGCGGTGTCTTTCCAGAGTGGCTAAATCACCAGAGCGGGAAGTTCAGTGGCTTTCAGCCTCCACTGTGAAATGCAAGCAAGGAACTAGGATTGTTTTAATTCCTCGAGGCTGTACATGATCATAAGTACCAGTGATTCAAAGTAACCGTACTGCCCTGAAAGAAGCTTTTTCTATCTTAAAGAGCCACGACAAAGAGTGTATAAGGCAGATAGCCCTGTGTCTGATCTCTATCCTGGCCTTGCATTTTTAACTGAGATCTGGGTTAACTCTTGGGAGCACCTCAGTCTTGCATTGTTGGTTTCCACATCCTCAAGTCTGAGCTACCTCTGTGTTGGCACCTGCTGTGTTCTTTGCATCCTCTCATGCTGCACGCGTGCCCATTCCCATTGCAAACAAAGTAAAATCCATCCATGCCACTGGGCGGACTAATGCATAATGGTCATTTCTGAATGGGGTGCTCTATTGGCACTCTTTTCAACACCTCTGCCAATTTTTACAGCCCGGTACAGTTCAGGTAATTTCAGCTAAGGACCGCAGCTATCTgacccacatctcccacatctGCTGTGACAACAGCTTGTAGTGCTGAAAGAATCGGTGCtcctttgtatttaaaacatCTTGTTAGGACTCTGTCTAGCTACAGAGACACTAGGAAGTTAATTCCAGTCTGCTATATCTGATTTGCTCCACCATATGCAGCCAGGATTACTCagttctgctgctgccatgcaagAGAAAATCGGTTAAGCACTTGAAGACTGGGTGGATATGGTCTGGGGTCACTTGCTCAGTAGCATCTGAGTGAATGCCACTGTGTCCCAGACGGTTAATGTCTTCCACTGCTATATTTTTGCTGGCAGCTGGGAACGAGAGAAGACCCAACATGCTCGCAGGTGCCATGACAAGTCAGTGAATGAGAAGGAAGATGAAACCATGGATGAGGAGGATAGAGAAGTGGAGGGCACAGATTCACCTGAACCTCATGAAGTCATGGTGGCAAGAGAGGAGATCAACATGCTGTTGGCAGAGCAGCGCAAAACAGCAGCCCTAAAGGTGAGATTGAGCATAAGTCAGTGACCTCTGCATGCCCCAGCCAGAGTCCCAGGGTGAGGGGGTGGCAACTACATCGTGTATATAGTATGGCATCAAATGGAGGCAGAGCTGGTGCTTCAGACCCCAGAGGACCTGAAAGAGGAAAGAGAAGTGGCACACACAGAAGCTTGCAGCAGTTTGCATACTCCCGGCTGTAGGAGCCTGCAGGTGGGCAAGGACTACAGCGCAGCCGCAGGTGGCAAATTCTGATTACAGGCTGCCTAGGGAATGGGGCCAGCTGAGGCAGATGACTAGCTGGTGCCTGAGCAGCTAAAAGGTCTTCTAGGGAAGAGAATTAGAGTCAGTTAGGGTCTGTGAGTTAGCCCTTCAAGGATCGAGTGAATCCTGTGTGGAATATGTTAATGTGTGGGGCCTGAGTGGGATTGTGGCTGGTTCCTAAGAGGGCAGCAAGCCTAGGAAATAAAGAATTCTGTATAGTTAAAGGACTGTTTGAGCTAATTAACCCAaaatccaacacacacacacacacatttccaaGTGTCCTTGCTGCTTGGCCACGTGTCGTACCGTCCTCTCCTGCTGAATTTTGGTAGCCTGGTCTCTTGGCTGTGTAGAGGTGATGGATGTGCTTTGCCATGTCAGAGCGTACAGGGGTCTCTGATCTGGCAAAGGGCTTTTGTGGTGATGTTGCTTTGGTCTGGCTAAAGAGAAGTAGTAGAAGAAATAGTGGAGGCAGATGGTCATTTGTTGTGATTCACTGAGAAAAGCTGCGGTTGGAAATCACTGCCGCAGTATTGGAGGGGGTCAGACAGGGGTGTTCACAGACGTTTCAGTATGAGCAAGAGGGCTCATGAGTTGAGCCGGGGCACTAGGAAGCCCTCAGTGCTAATCCAGGCTCTGCCATTCATTCCTCAGTACTGGGGTAAGTCACAAATTCTCTGTGCCTTGCTTTCCCACTCTTGAGGCAGGGATTGCCCTTCTTCCTGGGTGCCCCCCTTTGTACAGTTAGGGCCATCTGTTAGTCACTGGTAGCTCAGTGCTTTGGGAAATCTTTGGTCTTAAATGACATTTTATGTCTGTAGGTTTTCTCCAGCTGAGGAGTGTTCCTGGCTGTGTATTTGACAGTCACATAGTTTGCCTTACAGGATATATGAATAATAATCTCCATTCTCATTACTGTGAAGCACTGTGCCCCTAGACCCCCTATCCAGGGAGGTGGAAATACAGTCTCTGGCTGCACAGAGGAGGTGATCAGACAGCTGAGCTGTTTCTCAAGCACTCTAGTAAATAAATATTACCATGCTCCTCTCCTGGTGGCTTATGCAAACTCTTGCTTGCCCATTCAGGCAGAGCTGGAGAAGCGGTTAGCCAATGCCAAGAAGAAGGCCTCCCAGATGGAGAAGCTGCTCCCCAGGCAAATCACCAGCAAGGACCAGCAGGAGGTGCTGAGGCTGCTGTGTAAGGCTCACGAGCTGGAGGTGGGCAACACGGAGCTGCAAGCCAGCGCCTTGTACAAGGAGAACCTGCTGTGCCAGAAGGACTTTGTGATCCagcggctgcagcagcacaggctgctctgTGAGGAAATCAttcagcagcagcaaacgctgATTCAAGGTAAAACCCCAGCCCTACTCTCGCTCTGCTGGCATTGCTGGGCTTTGGTGATGCCGAATGGAGACTCCTGTGCCATGAGCCACATCCTGCACCGACCCGCGCTGGCTCTGCTAGATGGTCCGGGTGCTCGCTAGCTGTTTGTCTTCTAGTGTTTCCCTaactttcttcctccctccagaCCATAACATCCCTGTCCCAGGGACCCTGGGGAAACTGCATCATCTGTACTTTCATGAGTTAGAGGAGGGGACTCTGAACCGCCTTCTCCTGCTTCATTCATTGATGTCTACCACGCTCAGGGTAAGGCAGAGCTGACCTGTCCTTTTGGCTACAGGATCCCATCCACCGCTCTATGCTTCTGGGTAATAGCCATTCATTTGCACACACAAGAGACCCTGCTGTGTCTCAGGAACCATCCAGGGTAGTCTGAGGCAGCATCGCTGGCACGTTTGGGGAACGTTCCCTTCTCAGAGAGGTATCGGGCTGCTACCTGGGGCTTGGTCCATAGCTGTAAGAATTTGTTCTTTTAGTgtttgattcagcaaagcacataaTGTATTTGCTAAAGTTCCCATGAACTTGTTGAAGCACATGCTTGATACTGTTCTGAACCAAGGTCTGCATCCTACCTCGGTGTACCACGCTGGCTTACAGCAAATGATACTCCAGTCCCCCTCTGAAGGAATGGCTCATGTGCCAGAGTAGGTCTCTCTCAGAGTGATGTTGTGAAGATGGAAGAGGGTTGCTTACCAGAGAGCCTCTAGTTTTCTGAAAGCTGTGACTCAAAGGGCTTCTCTgatcctccctccttccctttcacTTACAACTTaaggcacagggctcctggagaCGAAAAGGAAATGAGGAAAGACTGGAAGGCTTTCATACCATCAGCCACCCTCATTTTGGGTTTGGGGGATCCAGTGAGCTTGGTCCTTTTTAGACAGAGTCCAGGATTTCACttgactttgttgtttttgttagaATGGAGTCAAAATGCATGTCCCCTCGCTGCAAACTGAGATCAAAGGTTTGGAAACTAGGCATGCAGGTCCAGCGGGGGGACTCTGTAGGGACAGTTATTAGAAGAACAAGAACAGTAGATAACCTTACCTTTCCCAATAACTGAAACATCCATCAcctctgcagcctgctggcaTTGGGGCACAGGAGCTCATCCCCGGGGGACAGCGGGATATGAATACATTGTCTATTTCtggtttttttgcagttttttgtGAGGATTTCTCCAGGCAGTAGCATGCTGCTGGCCACTTCTTAATACCTTGTATTAGCAGGAGGGCATCCAAATGGCAACTCCCCTTATGTATCCTGGCTTGTCTCgaatacatgtgacacagttGGTTCTCATGCTGACTTAGGCTTGCTGTCAATCCTGTTGATACTCAGGAGGGGCTtgggttacagatttgaatccTGCATGGGGAAACCACAGATGCTTCATCAGTGGAGGTCCCTGCCTCTAAGTAGGAGGCTGGCTTTGCCACAGGGGCACAGCTCTGACTAAAGTGCAAAAGCTCGGCCAGTCACTCTCCTGGGGATTTGGGTGCCTTTTGAAACGGAGGTGAGCTAAGcaaagtccctttcagctcttTGTAGTCTTGGGGGTCACAGAAGTGGCAGAAATCCCTTGAAATCCTCTCATGACCAGTTTTTCCTCTTTGCTTCCTTAGTGCCTGACCAATATGGTGTCCTAACCTGGAAGtaaaatctggcctgcagcaagAGTTTCAGTTTAGATCTGCAATAGGATCTGGGTTCCAGGAAAGTCAATAGGGTGGAGAGAGGGCTTTGGACTGAAGATACCTGTGCTCTGCTTGCTGATGGTCTTACTGATCAACTCTTTTCCTGTTGCCCCAGGATGGCTCCACTCCAGACATAGCTCAGCAGCTGGACCTAAGTAAGGAGGAGGCCAGGAAAGAGCTTGCTGACAGCAGGAAGGGTCTTCCTTGGGGAGCAAAGTTTGAGCTCCCATCCATCATCTTGGAGTCAGACAGGTAACATGGAGGCATTTCTATCTTTTTCTGGGGGTCTCCTCACATTCCCATTTTCCTCTCCATTCTCCAGGGCCTGGTAGCATACCGGATAACTGCAGAGGCTACCCTATGGGGTACCGAGGCTACCCTTGGGTGTTGTTGAGATTTTCATTATAAAGCTCAGGACTTTGATAGTGACTCTGCAACCAGAGGGTTGGCTGCTTGCTTGGGGTgtgggaaaattggaagattaGGGACTTGAATCTGACTTTTCTACATCCCAAGTGAATTCCCTGACTGATTACACAGCCAGTCTCTTGGTGCAGTCAGTAGTTAATTCATATCGAATTAAGCCTGGTAGTCGGAGCTCTCAGGTGGAACAGCGGGGACTAAGAGTCGGGTACTTTGTCTGAacgaggcagaggcagggacttgAATCTGTCTTCCACATCCCACCTAAGTGACCTGAGCCCTGGACCACTGGCAGTTCTGAGGATCTTGCTCTGAATTTGGCTAAAAATTCCATCCAGGCACATCCGTATTTGtggggattttttgttgttggaAATGAAATGTTCCTGGGAAACGTCAGCTTCTGTAAACTGCAAACGTCTGCTTCATCAAAAATTTCCCTGTCTGCTCTTGGCTAGGTTTCCAGGTCTAAAATCCTCCCAGAGCAGGGAACAAATAAGAAGGTCCCTGGTGTCTTATTCATTGTACAGCTCTGTGTTTTAATAGGAACCCTCTCCCAGAGAGCAATTTGGATGCTGATTTGAAACCAGTGACAGTGAAAGGATGTGAAGCTCTCTGAAGGGTCAGGGTCCTTCCTTTTACCTTCCCAGACACTCTCTCCCTACCTCTGCTTTTATGCAAGTCCTGGTCATCTTCCCCCTATCATTTTGGAAGCTATAATCCAAACTGGTATCTCCTATTGCCCTAGTAAGACTGAGctccctgtctgtctctctgaAGGTCCCGGTGCCCATCTCTTATGCATGTAGTTCCATCTATtcatccctctctctcttctttttgtaGTGACAGCTACCGCTCGTCTAAAACTACACCTGCCAGGAAACTGGGGAATCCAGATATCCTTCTCAGTCCTACTTTCGCTTGCTTGCCAAGAAGCCCAGGTCACCAGGTCAGTATGGTAGGAACAGAGTCCCAGGGGGAGTTGCCAGAGTGCTGTTGCAGTAAATAGCACCGTGTGTATGAAGTGGACAAATCCCTCATGGTTGCATGTTGTATGGTGCAGTGAAGGGTGCAGGAGGGAGATAAATATCAGTGTGCAACAGATTCTCCCCAGAGTGGTGGCCTCCTGGTTTAAGGTACTAGGGATACAACTTTAGAGCCTTAGGTTCAACCTACATCTCTGTCCCACATTCCTTTGTGAATTTGGGTAAATTATTTCATCTCAGTTGCTCAGTTACTGGGGATAGTTATACTTTCTTCTCTCAGAGGTGGAAGGGAAAAGACAGCATTTGTGTGTAAGATGCACAGATGACATGGTGACAGGAGTCCTAATACCTAGATAGCAACATACATTATAGGAAAGGGAAATCATATGGTCCCAGATTATCAGATACTTCTAGACCAATAGCCAATTCACCTAATAAGGAGACCAAATTATCATCTACTCACTGTATCCAATGCATGACAAGGTAGGCATTAAAAATATGCCTACCTTGGGGAAACAAGATGATGAAGTGACTTCCCCTGGTGTTCACCTTCTCCTCCATGTTATAATGGTAAGACCATGACTAGAGAAGGCTGTTGCTGTCCTGGAGAACCTGAAGCTGGATGGTGTTTGGTATCATCCAATGCCCTCTCAATTAATGCAAAATTTATTTTAGGAGTCAAATTCCATGCAACCCCTTTTTGAGGTTGACTTGTGGACAATCTGGAAAGGACTGTGATATTGGCTAGTGCCTGAGAGCAGGATGGAGAGGCAGGAACTCTTGTCCCTCCCAAAGCAGGCTCCTTTTGTAGCCACAGGTAGTTTCCTGACCCTGTCTGCCTCAACGTAAAACAGCACCGACCTGCATCTCAGGGGGAGTGACAAGGACTGACTGTTGTTTGGGACATACCTTGAAATGAAAAATGCCCTAAATGTTAAGGAACAAGTCACTACTGAGTTGCCTTATGATCTCACTGCTTTGATTTCTACCAGAAATCAACTGGTGTTGCTGCTGGAAAGAAGATTCCCAAATTAAATTCTCCCACCTCCCTGGACTTAACCAGGAAGAAGTCAGCTGTGGACATCATGACTTCTCCACTGAGCCCAGAGGCTTTGAAAGAGATTGCAGTTAGCACCAAAAGCATCTCCCTTATTGCAGCCCACCGGCGTTGCAGGGCCCAGACCAGAGACCATGGGAGTGAACCCATCTCAGCCCACTTTTTTGAGGATGACATGGTGGAGCCAAAATATCTGCAGGCCAGCTCCACTCCAGAGCCTCGTGTGAAAGGCAGAGGGAGCTTTGGGAGCCTCCCAGAAGAGCCTCAGAGGGAGAAATGGCTGCACCCCAAAACCAGGAGAGAGTTGAGAAAGGAAAGAGATCGGGAAAAATCAGCAGAGAGGAAAGCCAGGAAGAAAAGATCTCGTTCTCTTGAACACAGCTCCCAAAGGGTAGATGATCTATATGTTTCTTCTAGTGGGGGGAATTGGCAAGGAGGGACCCAAAGGGGGGAAATATGCTGGACGTGGTTGGGTGGAGAGATGGTCCAAATGCTGTTATGGCAGAGGATAGTGCCCTGGGTGGAGGCAGCGCTGAGCCACCACACGGGGAATGTTCTGACTTGCACAGATCCTTTACACATC from Alligator mississippiensis isolate rAllMis1 chromosome 13, rAllMis1, whole genome shotgun sequence includes these protein-coding regions:
- the LOC102566418 gene encoding kinesin-like protein KIF19; translation: MLAGKSELPRRAIYNLPDYRVCVQVALRIRPINEAELEEGASIIAHRVGDQMVVLMDPSEDPDDILRANRSREKTFIFDMVFDQKATQEEVYVSTTKSLVEGVISGYNATVFAYGPTGAGKTYTMLGMDCEPGIYIRTLNDLFRALEATSDNMDYTVSMSYLEIYNEVIRDLLNPSSGFLDLREDSRGSIQIAGITEVSTTNAQEIMQLLTKGNKERTQEPTAANKTSSRSHAVLQVTVKRMSRVKDITEEVRLGRLFMVDLAGSERAAQTQNRGKRMKEGAHINRSLLALGNCINALSEKGGSRGQYVNFRDSKLTRLLKDSLGGNSRTVMIAHISPASMYFEESRTTLIYAYRAKNIKTRVKRNLLNVSYHIAQYTSIISDLRREIERLKAKIENQEKEKSMVSSDIGDAQAEMHEDPEAYSRREMNKLREQLIGAFKEQLEMRRSLIELENTNIELHIDTSRHLLTITDWEREKTQHARRCHDKSVNEKEDETMDEEDREVEGTDSPEPHEVMVAREEINMLLAEQRKTAALKAELEKRLANAKKKASQMEKLLPRQITSKDQQEVLRLLCKAHELEVGNTELQASALYKENLLCQKDFVIQRLQQHRLLCEEIIQQQQTLIQDHNIPVPGTLGKLHHLYFHELEEGTLNRLLLLHSLMSTTLRDGSTPDIAQQLDLSKEEARKELADSRKGLPWGAKFELPSIILESDSDSYRSSKTTPARKLGNPDILLSPTFACLPRSPGHQKSTGVAAGKKIPKLNSPTSLDLTRKKSAVDIMTSPLSPEALKEIAVSTKSISLIAAHRRCRAQTRDHGSEPISAHFFEDDMVEPKYLQASSTPEPRVKGRGSFGSLPEEPQREKWLHPKTRRELRKERDREKSAERKARKKRSRSLEHSSQRVSKAKHRTPSSPNMDNVSENQLPRAKLSLESKGRGTLSPATQALAKVKFPIGHQAEIALQVLVVSNTPPSTVQQSNAGPTRGQVLQKQVKGPADGASSQQKKQSAKGTKNLPKSK